GCTTTTGCCGATATTATTATCCCGAATGACAAATACAATACAGTAGCAATCGACGTAGTTCGTGCTGTAATTAATCAGAGAATTTCATAATTTTTATCGTAAATTTAAACCATAAAAAACAGGAGTTATTCGCGCTTTTGTCTTTATCCATTTAAACCAAGAAAAATAAAGACAAAAGCGGGATTAAAGAGTTTTATCATATTCAAAAGAAACATTCAGTTATATGAAATTTAAAAATCCGTATAAAGACAAAAAATGGTTTAAGCTTCTGGGCAATAAATATGTCTGGGTATTATCCTTTTTTGTAATATGGATGCTCTTTTTAGATAATTATTCCTATTTTGATCATCGTTTTTTAGATGAGCAGATTAACGAGTTAAAAGACAATAAAAAATATTATCAGGACGAAATAAAAAAAGATCAGGAACAGATCAAACAACTCAAAAATCCTGAACAAATAGAAAAATATGCTCGCGAAAAGTACTTTATGAAAAAAGACAGCGAAGACATTTATATCATTCATTTTGAAGGAGATACCATTCAAGACAAAGAATAAAAACAAAAACACTCAATGGCGACTAACTTATTCGAAGATTTTAATCCGATTTCATCCAAACAATGGAAACAAAAAATTCAGTTTGAATTAGATGGAGCCGATTATAACCAAACCGTTATTTGGAATTCTCCGGAAGATATTCAGGTAAAACCTTTTTATCACAGCGACGAATTTACCAAATCTGCTTCTGTACAAACTCAGGCTTCAGAATTTAAAATCTGCCAAAATATATTTGTTCACGATATCGATAAATCGGTAAA
The sequence above is a segment of the Flavobacterium sp. genome. Coding sequences within it:
- a CDS encoding septum formation initiator family protein, which produces MKFKNPYKDKKWFKLLGNKYVWVLSFFVIWMLFLDNYSYFDHRFLDEQINELKDNKKYYQDEIKKDQEQIKQLKNPEQIEKYAREKYFMKKDSEDIYIIHFEGDTIQDKE